AACTACCGGCGGGCTCTGGAGGGGGAGCTGGCACGCACCGTGTCCAGCCTCGAGGCTGTGCACGAGGCACGAGTCCACATCGTCATGCCCCAGCCCAGCATCTACACCAGCCTGGAGCGCAAGCCCAGTGCTTCCGTGCTTCTGCGACTCCATCCGGCCAAGAGCCTCACGCAGGAACAGGTACGGGGCATCGCTCACCTGGTATCCAGCAGTGTTGAGGGCCTTACGCCCGACAACATCACCATCGTTGATACTAGCGGCACAGTGCTCAGCGACATGCTGGCCGAGGGCCAGCAACGAGTTACAGATCAGCAGTTCCAGGCGCAGCGCGACTTTGAGCGCTCGCTCGAGGCTAAGCTCCGCTCCATGCTCGAGACCACCCTCGGCCCCGGCCGGGCGGCGGTTAGCGTGAGCGCCCAGTTTGATTGGTCTGAGGTGCAGACGAGCCGGGAGTCTTACGAGACACCGGTAACAGGCACGCCCGTTGTCCGTAGCGCCCGCGAAGTCCGCGAGGTGCAGGGCGATGGTGGTCCCGCCACCGGGGGAGTGCCCGGCGTGGATGCCAATGTACCCTCCGTGCCGTCCTACACCGGGGTTCTAGCCTCGGCACAGGCTGGCACCCAGGCTAGCAGCCAGGGCTACGAGCGCTCCGACGTCACCTACAACTACGAGGTCTCCAAAGTGGTCTCCCACTCGGTCACCCGGCCGGGTCGGCTGGAGCGCCTCAGCGTGTCGGTGCTGTTGGACAATGTCTCTGACGAAGCTCTCCTCGAAAGCGTGCGTCAGGCGGTGGAAGCAGCGGCAGGCGTGGACATGGCCCGCGGCGACCGCCTGACGGTGGAGACGCTGGCCTTCGATCGGTCGCACATAGAACAGGCGGAAGCTGCGCTCGCCAGAACCGAGAGGGAGTTGCTCTACCTCTCTGCCGCGCGCTGGGGTGCTCTGGCGCTAGGAGGGGTGATCGCTCTGCTCCTAGTGCGAAGCCTGGTCCTTCGCGCCTTCGCTGCCCCTCCTCGCAAGGGAGCCCGTCCCAAGACCATTACGACACCGCAAGAGGCGCTGCAGGCTGGCACCCGGCAGCTCCTCTCTCAGGGCGAAGCCGGAGCAGCTCTCGGGCCCGGAGAGGATGAACCGTCGGTGGCCGACCTCGCCAGCACGCAGCATCAGCTGATCACGCTTGCGCAGCGGCAGCCGGAGGTGCTCGCCCAGGTCATCCAGTTCTGGCTGAGCGAATCCGACCCGCGCAGGAGGCGGTGATCCGGTGGCGGCAAGCGACATTGACCTGCGTGGCACCGACAAGGCAGCCGTGCTGCTGATCGCTTTGGGCTCACAGCTGGCCTCGGCTGTGTTGAAGCACTGCAGCGAGGCCGAAGTGGAGCGGCTAACCCTCGCCATCTTCAACACCCAGTCGGTGCCCT
This DNA window, taken from Anaerolineae bacterium, encodes the following:
- the fliF gene encoding flagellar M-ring protein FliF, encoding MSLATLQQRVAGIHSSLDPRQRLIALMGAGAAVLALAVLALSAGQEPEFAVAFSGLHREDASAIVARLREQGVPYRISSDEATVRVPAAQVHDVRLDMASVGLPSGGTVGFEIFDTTNLGMTDFTQQVNYRRALEGELARTVSSLEAVHEARVHIVMPQPSIYTSLERKPSASVLLRLHPAKSLTQEQVRGIAHLVSSSVEGLTPDNITIVDTSGTVLSDMLAEGQQRVTDQQFQAQRDFERSLEAKLRSMLETTLGPGRAAVSVSAQFDWSEVQTSRESYETPVTGTPVVRSAREVREVQGDGGPATGGVPGVDANVPSVPSYTGVLASAQAGTQASSQGYERSDVTYNYEVSKVVSHSVTRPGRLERLSVSVLLDNVSDEALLESVRQAVEAAAGVDMARGDRLTVETLAFDRSHIEQAEAALARTERELLYLSAARWGALALGGVIALLLVRSLVLRAFAAPPRKGARPKTITTPQEALQAGTRQLLSQGEAGAALGPGEDEPSVADLASTQHQLITLAQRQPEVLAQVIQFWLSESDPRRRR